A window of the Hordeum vulgare subsp. vulgare chromosome 5H, MorexV3_pseudomolecules_assembly, whole genome shotgun sequence genome harbors these coding sequences:
- the LOC123397883 gene encoding HMG1/2-like protein — protein sequence MKAKAGSRAGGSRLAVKKSKADKDPNKPKRPPSAFFVFMDTFRKEYREKHPDVKLASVIGKAGGEKWKSLSDAEKAPYNAKAEKLKAEYTKKINAYNNPQAGEASGDSDKSKSEVNDEDDGSEGDA from the exons ATGAAGGCCAAGGCGGGATCCCGCGCCGGCGGCTCCAG GCTCGCGGTGAAGAAGAGCAAGGCCGACAAGGACCCCAACAAGCCCAAGCGACCCCCGAGCGCCTTCTTCGTCTTCAT GGATACCTTCAGGAAGGAGTACAGGGAGAAGCACCCCGACGTCAAGCTGGCCTCCGTG ATTGGCAAGGCCGGTGGTGAGAAGTGGAAGTCTCTGAGTGACGCT GAGAAGGCTCCCTACAATGCCAAGGCCGAGAAGCTCAAGGCCGAGTACACCAAGAAGATCAACGCCTACAACAACCCACAG GCAGGAGAGGCGTCCGGCGACTCTGACAAGTCCAAGTCCGAGgtgaacgacgaggacgacggcaGCGAG GGCGACGCGTGA